The following proteins come from a genomic window of Motilibacter peucedani:
- a CDS encoding SpoIIE family protein phosphatase produces the protein MPEGLAVVLDTVGELDDLAPCGYLTTRPDGTLLSVNSTFASLTGYARGELVGRKRFTDLLTGGGRIFHETHYAPLLQMSGSAREIALDLVRADGTRVPVLVNSVLERDAAGAPVVVRTAVFDATERRSYERELLAAKQRAEESEARARQLARTLQTTLIPPAPPHVPGLDIAAAYRPAGSGEEVGGDFYDVFELSAGSWVVVVGDVCGKGVEAAVVTSLARHTVRAASVGRPEPSQTLHLLNEVLLRTGDERFCTVAVLRLTQDDEGWSVAVSSGGHPLPLLLSPGEEPRRVGKPGSLVGVLPDPRFRDVELRLRPGQALVVHTDGVTEGRRGAEFYGEDRLDAALLRFAGSADSLVHGLLDDVLLFQQGNARDDIAVVALSVPPAG, from the coding sequence ATGCCTGAGGGGCTCGCGGTGGTGCTCGACACCGTGGGAGAGCTCGACGACCTCGCGCCCTGCGGCTACCTCACGACCCGGCCCGACGGCACGCTGCTCTCCGTCAACTCGACCTTCGCCTCGCTGACGGGCTACGCCCGTGGGGAGCTGGTCGGGCGCAAGCGGTTCACCGACCTGCTCACCGGCGGCGGCCGCATCTTCCACGAGACCCACTACGCACCACTGCTGCAGATGAGCGGCAGCGCCAGGGAGATCGCGCTCGACCTGGTGCGTGCCGACGGCACGCGGGTGCCGGTGCTCGTCAACTCGGTGCTGGAGCGCGACGCCGCCGGCGCGCCCGTCGTGGTGCGCACGGCGGTCTTCGACGCCACCGAGCGGCGCAGCTACGAGCGCGAGCTCCTGGCGGCCAAGCAGCGGGCCGAGGAGTCCGAGGCGCGGGCCCGCCAGCTGGCCCGGACGCTGCAGACCACGCTGATCCCCCCGGCGCCGCCGCACGTGCCCGGGCTCGACATCGCGGCGGCCTACCGGCCGGCCGGCTCCGGCGAGGAGGTGGGCGGCGACTTCTACGACGTCTTCGAGCTGAGCGCCGGCTCCTGGGTCGTCGTGGTCGGCGACGTGTGCGGCAAGGGGGTGGAGGCCGCCGTCGTCACCTCGCTGGCGCGCCACACCGTACGAGCCGCGTCGGTCGGCCGCCCCGAGCCCTCGCAGACCCTGCACCTGCTCAACGAGGTGCTCCTGCGCACGGGTGACGAGCGCTTCTGCACCGTGGCGGTGCTGCGCCTGACCCAGGACGACGAGGGCTGGTCGGTGGCGGTCTCCTCCGGCGGGCACCCCCTGCCCCTCCTGCTCAGCCCCGGGGAGGAGCCGCGGCGCGTGGGGAAGCCCGGCTCGCTGGTCGGCGTGCTGCCGGACCCGCGCTTCCGCGACGTCGAGCTGCGCCTGCGGCCGGGGCAGGCGCTGGTGGTGCACACCGACGGGGTCACCGAGGGTCGCCGCGGCGCCGAGTTCTACGGCGAGGACCGCCTCGACGCAGCGCTCCTGCGCTTCGCAGGCAGCGCCGACTCCCTCGTGCACGGGCTGCTCGACGACGTGCTGCTCTTCCAGCAGGGCAACGCCCGCGACGACATCGCGGTCGTCGCCCTCAGCGTGCCGCCAGCCGGCTGA
- a CDS encoding NAD-dependent protein deacetylase — MGGVGAALLDRLDVLGSLVAEGGVAVLSGAGLSTESGIPDYRGATGRARPSTPMTYQVFTGSEQARRRYWARSFVGWQVIGGAAPNTGHLAVTSLQRAGALAGVVTQNVDGLHTAAGTADVVELHGNLGRVVCLGCGAVTPRQELTGRLAAANRGWAAEVRGVHADGDADIDDATLDSFTVVACTSCGGVLKPDVVFFGERVPPERVAASTELVAGARSLLVLGSSLTVMSGFRFVLQAAKRPIPVAIVNEGPTRGDAYAVAKLEAPLGAVLSRLAAR, encoded by the coding sequence ATCGGAGGGGTGGGCGCAGCACTCCTCGACCGGCTCGACGTCCTTGGCAGCCTGGTGGCCGAGGGCGGCGTCGCCGTGCTCAGCGGCGCCGGGCTCTCGACGGAGTCCGGCATCCCCGACTACCGAGGCGCGACGGGCCGGGCGCGCCCGTCGACGCCGATGACCTACCAGGTGTTCACCGGCAGCGAGCAGGCCCGGCGGCGCTACTGGGCGCGCAGCTTCGTCGGCTGGCAGGTCATCGGCGGTGCGGCGCCCAACACCGGCCACCTCGCGGTGACCTCGCTGCAGCGCGCCGGCGCCCTGGCCGGCGTCGTCACGCAGAACGTCGACGGCCTCCACACGGCGGCCGGCACGGCCGACGTGGTCGAGCTGCACGGCAACCTCGGCCGGGTGGTCTGCCTCGGCTGCGGGGCCGTGACTCCTCGTCAGGAGCTGACCGGCCGGCTGGCCGCGGCCAACCGCGGCTGGGCCGCGGAGGTGCGCGGCGTGCACGCCGACGGCGACGCCGACATCGACGACGCCACCCTCGACTCCTTCACGGTCGTGGCGTGCACCTCCTGCGGCGGGGTGCTCAAGCCCGACGTCGTGTTCTTCGGCGAGCGGGTGCCGCCCGAGCGCGTCGCCGCCTCGACCGAGCTGGTGGCCGGGGCCCGCAGCCTGCTGGTCCTCGGCTCGTCGCTGACCGTCATGTCGGGCTTCCGCTTCGTCCTCCAGGCCGCGAAGCGGCCGATCCCCGTCGCGATCGTCAACGAGGGGCCGACGCGCGGCGACGCGTACGCGGTGGCGAAGCTCGAGGCGCCGCTGGGCGCCGTGCTCAGCCGGCTGGCGGCACGCTGA
- a CDS encoding metal-dependent hydrolase has translation MPLLGPLDWVGHLATTGVCLAALAPEVLRRRQRLLALTAACSVAIDVDHAPYYLHLTALGGGGRPVTHSLFTPVALGVAALLVPRWRDLLLAAAAGVCLHFVRDVATGPGLALLAPLDRHRTLLPYAVYAGALAALSACAVLRDARRTSPPARRAGDPSAR, from the coding sequence GTGCCGCTGCTCGGCCCGCTCGACTGGGTGGGGCACCTGGCCACGACCGGCGTGTGCCTCGCCGCGCTCGCTCCCGAGGTGCTGCGCCGGCGACAGCGCCTGCTGGCGCTCACGGCGGCGTGCTCGGTCGCGATCGACGTCGACCACGCGCCCTACTACCTGCACCTGACCGCCCTCGGCGGCGGTGGGCGGCCGGTGACGCACAGCCTCTTCACGCCCGTGGCGCTCGGCGTCGCGGCCCTGCTCGTCCCCCGCTGGCGCGACCTGCTCCTCGCCGCGGCCGCTGGCGTGTGCCTGCACTTCGTGCGCGACGTCGCCACCGGCCCGGGGCTCGCCCTGCTCGCGCCGCTCGACCGGCACCGGACCCTGCTGCCCTACGCGGTCTACGCCGGCGCGCTCGCGGCGCTGTCCGCCTGCGCCGTCCTCCGGGACGCCCGCCGCACGTCGCCGCCGGCTCGTCGCGCCGGGGACCCATCCGCTCGGTGA
- a CDS encoding DUF4331 domain-containing protein, whose translation MTRPHRQRARATALIGAGALLATTGFATLAASPASASSHREAPLIAGMPQDDATDTYAFRSPDKPDTVTLLGNWLPFQDPSGGPNFYPWDDNAAYDLNIDNNGDAKADITYRFTFVGKYKNPGTFLYNTGQVTDKNDPDLNYTQRYIVRKIENGKSSVVVREGFTAPSYVGAASMPNYWTLRGQARHSMPGGGLAFAGQADDPFFADLRVFDLLYGGNLSEVGHDTLNGYNVNTLGVQVPISEVTKGGEPVIGVWTSTIKKNASGKWVSVSRLGNPLVNEVVIPSKDKDAFNASSPSGDGQFLNYVTKPELPTLLQAIYGLKAPATPRNDLVSVFLTGVKGLNQPANVVPGEELRLNTSTPVTASPNRLGVLGGDLQGFPNGRRLGDDVLDISLQAVAGELVGSPNDLGDGVNANDKAFDTAFPYVAAPNSGSTVRPGPSGMTSLLSGGKPDGSPSGPGSSLPVGVAGLGLLTLVAGGALALTARRRQSAPAAA comes from the coding sequence ATGACCCGTCCCCACCGCCAGAGAGCACGAGCCACCGCGCTGATCGGCGCAGGTGCCCTGCTGGCCACGACCGGCTTCGCCACCCTCGCCGCGTCGCCCGCTTCTGCGTCCAGCCACCGTGAGGCTCCCCTCATCGCCGGCATGCCGCAGGACGACGCGACCGACACCTACGCGTTCCGCAGTCCGGACAAGCCCGACACGGTCACCCTGCTGGGCAACTGGCTGCCCTTCCAGGACCCGTCCGGCGGCCCGAACTTCTACCCGTGGGACGACAACGCCGCCTACGACCTCAACATCGACAACAACGGTGACGCGAAGGCGGACATCACCTACCGCTTCACCTTCGTCGGGAAGTACAAGAACCCGGGCACGTTCCTCTACAACACCGGCCAGGTCACGGACAAGAACGACCCTGACCTGAACTACACCCAGCGCTACATCGTCCGGAAGATCGAGAACGGCAAGAGCTCGGTCGTCGTGCGCGAGGGCTTCACCGCCCCGTCCTACGTCGGCGCCGCCTCGATGCCGAACTACTGGACCCTGCGCGGCCAGGCCCGGCACTCCATGCCGGGCGGCGGGCTCGCGTTCGCGGGCCAGGCGGACGACCCGTTCTTCGCCGACCTGCGCGTGTTCGACCTGCTCTACGGCGGCAACCTGTCCGAGGTCGGCCACGACACGCTCAACGGCTACAACGTCAACACCCTCGGCGTGCAGGTCCCGATCTCCGAGGTCACCAAGGGCGGGGAGCCGGTCATCGGCGTCTGGACCTCGACCATCAAGAAGAACGCGTCCGGCAAGTGGGTCTCGGTCTCGCGGCTGGGCAACCCGCTGGTCAACGAGGTCGTCATCCCCAGCAAGGACAAGGACGCGTTCAACGCCTCCAGCCCGAGCGGTGACGGCCAGTTCCTGAACTACGTCACGAAGCCCGAGCTGCCCACGCTGCTGCAGGCGATCTACGGGCTCAAGGCTCCGGCGACGCCCCGCAACGACCTGGTCTCGGTGTTCCTCACCGGGGTCAAGGGGCTGAACCAGCCGGCGAACGTCGTGCCGGGTGAGGAGCTGCGGCTCAACACCTCCACGCCGGTCACGGCCAGCCCCAACCGCCTCGGCGTGCTCGGTGGTGACCTGCAGGGCTTCCCGAACGGTCGTCGCCTCGGCGACGACGTCCTGGACATCTCGCTCCAGGCGGTCGCCGGCGAGCTCGTCGGCTCGCCGAACGACCTCGGTGACGGGGTCAACGCCAACGACAAGGCGTTCGACACGGCGTTCCCCTACGTCGCCGCGCCGAACTCCGGCTCGACCGTGCGTCCTGGTCCGAGCGGCATGACCTCGCTGCTCTCCGGTGGCAAGCCCGACGGCTCGCCGTCGGGGCCGGGCTCGTCGCTCCCCGTGGGCGTCGCGGGCCTCGGTCTGCTCACCCTCGTCGCCGGTGGGGCGCTCGCCCTCACCGCGCGCCGCCGTCAGTCCGCGCCTGCCGCGGCCTGA
- a CDS encoding tetratricopeptide repeat protein: MRRLIPVVAVVGLASALFLGAGIGWPSTRQSPPTVADSGVAGRASGDPASVIASLQAHLRAQPKDASSWAALGSEYVAQARVTSEPTYYPKAQEALETSLRVQPVDNVDASIGMAALTAARHDFTAALAWSRKALDISPTSPGALEVQVDALDELGRYDEALKAAHAADDVRPGVPTFTRLSYIAELHGDTREARRLMTLALENATLPDDKAFAHFHLGQLAKQDGDSRTAATEYAAALRAEPGYVPAMAYQAVLYGSSGQVSKAEALWQTVVDKMPIPEYLLAYGELLESQGRKAEAQDQYAVVAASAELARANGVDYDLEIAHYEADHGSPAEALRVAKAEWARRHSISSADALGWALHAAGRDREALPYLVQANRLGTKDSRVLYHLGMAQKGAGQRAAAVKTLRRALALDPTFSPLYAPAARRALTALGAT; encoded by the coding sequence GTGCGTCGCCTCATCCCCGTCGTGGCCGTCGTCGGCCTCGCGTCGGCGCTGTTCCTCGGTGCCGGCATCGGCTGGCCCTCGACACGGCAGTCACCGCCCACGGTCGCCGACTCCGGGGTCGCCGGTCGGGCGTCCGGGGACCCTGCCTCGGTCATCGCCTCGCTGCAGGCCCACCTGCGGGCGCAGCCGAAGGACGCCTCGTCGTGGGCTGCTCTCGGGTCCGAGTACGTCGCACAGGCCCGGGTGACGAGCGAACCGACGTACTACCCGAAGGCCCAGGAGGCGCTCGAGACCTCGCTGCGCGTCCAGCCCGTCGACAACGTCGACGCCTCCATCGGCATGGCCGCGCTGACCGCCGCGCGGCACGACTTCACCGCTGCGCTCGCGTGGTCGCGCAAGGCGCTCGACATCTCGCCCACGAGCCCCGGCGCGCTCGAGGTGCAGGTCGACGCCCTGGACGAGCTCGGTCGCTACGACGAGGCGCTCAAGGCGGCGCACGCCGCCGACGACGTGCGCCCCGGGGTGCCGACGTTCACCCGCCTGTCCTACATCGCCGAGCTGCACGGCGACACCCGAGAGGCGCGCCGGCTCATGACGCTGGCGCTCGAGAACGCCACGCTGCCCGACGACAAGGCCTTCGCCCACTTCCACCTCGGCCAGCTGGCGAAGCAGGACGGCGACAGCCGCACGGCAGCCACGGAGTACGCCGCGGCGCTGCGCGCGGAACCCGGCTACGTCCCCGCCATGGCCTACCAGGCGGTGCTCTACGGCTCCTCCGGCCAGGTCTCGAAGGCCGAGGCGCTGTGGCAGACGGTCGTCGACAAGATGCCGATCCCGGAGTACCTGCTGGCCTACGGCGAGCTGCTCGAGTCGCAGGGGCGCAAGGCCGAGGCGCAGGACCAGTACGCAGTGGTGGCCGCCAGCGCGGAGCTGGCGCGGGCGAACGGCGTCGACTACGACCTCGAGATCGCCCACTACGAGGCGGACCACGGCTCACCGGCCGAGGCGCTGAGGGTGGCGAAGGCCGAGTGGGCCCGCCGCCACAGCATCTCCTCGGCCGACGCGCTCGGCTGGGCCCTCCATGCGGCCGGCCGTGACCGGGAGGCGCTGCCCTACCTCGTCCAGGCGAACCGTCTGGGCACCAAGGACTCCCGCGTCCTCTACCACCTGGGCATGGCGCAGAAGGGCGCCGGCCAGCGAGCCGCCGCCGTGAAGACGCTGCGCCGCGCGCTCGCGCTCGACCCGACCTTCTCGCCGCTCTACGCGCCCGCCGCGCGCCGGGCACTGACCGCCCTGGGGGCCACGTGA
- a CDS encoding nickel/cobalt transporter, translated as MTLSIRRALLLAGVTAAAVVVPAAAASAHPLGNFTVNSYSGVVVSPSEVRVDHVMDYAEIPTVQQKRAIGGNLAAYAPKACAAQASLLGVTVSAQPVALTVHGATAQLLPGAAGLQTLRLECDLRAAVELEEATEVRFTDRAAADHVGWHEVTVRGDSATVSRSDAPATSVSNRLTAYPQDMLKSPEDRRSARFTATPGGARLLEPTGQVALVSRPADALSNAFTSLVGEGGVGTGAVVLALLLAAAIGAAHAVAPGHGKTVMAFYLAGRQARSLRAAFTVGTTVTLTHTAGVLVLGLLVSTGAAFTPAHAYPWLSMLSGLLVVAVGLNLVRQVRRGRGHEHLHGEHSHGEHSHGGHTHSHGGHTHLHGGHSHGPVPAPLARQAVLVRGGTSATTLTLPTQLSSPEAEPEPHPHSHDEVDEKPRRSGLVAMGLAGGLVPSPTAVVVLLGAVATGHWWLGVVLVVAFGLGMAVTLTAVGIAVATAGERLTLAGTGTSRLARAAGPVLRWAPALAAVGVCTLGVVVVVRGLLAL; from the coding sequence GTGACGCTCTCGATCCGCCGCGCGCTGCTGCTCGCCGGTGTCACGGCGGCCGCCGTCGTGGTGCCCGCTGCCGCGGCGAGTGCCCATCCGCTGGGCAACTTCACGGTCAACTCCTACTCGGGCGTGGTGGTCTCGCCGAGCGAGGTGCGCGTCGACCACGTCATGGACTACGCCGAGATCCCCACCGTGCAGCAGAAGCGCGCCATCGGCGGGAACCTCGCCGCCTACGCCCCGAAGGCCTGCGCCGCCCAGGCGTCCCTGCTCGGCGTCACCGTCTCCGCGCAGCCGGTCGCGCTCACGGTGCACGGGGCCACCGCGCAGCTGCTGCCCGGCGCCGCCGGCCTGCAGACCCTGCGCCTCGAGTGCGACCTGCGCGCGGCCGTCGAGCTCGAGGAGGCCACTGAAGTCCGCTTCACCGACCGCGCCGCCGCCGACCACGTCGGCTGGCACGAGGTCACGGTCCGCGGCGACTCCGCGACGGTGTCCCGCAGCGACGCCCCGGCCACCAGCGTGAGCAACCGGCTCACCGCGTACCCGCAGGACATGCTCAAGTCACCGGAGGACCGGCGCTCCGCCCGCTTCACCGCCACACCCGGCGGTGCGCGGCTGCTCGAGCCGACCGGCCAGGTCGCGCTGGTGTCGCGGCCTGCCGATGCGCTGTCGAACGCCTTCACCTCCTTGGTCGGCGAGGGCGGGGTAGGCACGGGTGCGGTGGTGCTCGCGCTGCTGCTGGCCGCCGCCATCGGTGCCGCGCACGCCGTCGCCCCCGGCCACGGCAAGACCGTCATGGCGTTCTACCTCGCCGGGCGGCAGGCCCGCTCGCTGCGCGCCGCATTCACGGTGGGCACGACCGTCACGCTGACCCACACGGCGGGCGTGCTCGTCCTGGGGCTGCTCGTGAGCACAGGTGCGGCGTTCACGCCGGCCCACGCGTACCCCTGGCTCAGCATGCTCAGCGGTCTGCTCGTCGTCGCCGTCGGGCTCAACCTCGTGAGGCAGGTGCGTCGCGGACGGGGCCACGAGCACCTGCACGGTGAGCACTCCCACGGCGAGCACTCCCACGGCGGCCACACGCACTCGCACGGAGGGCACACCCACTTGCACGGCGGCCACTCGCACGGTCCTGTCCCAGCGCCGCTGGCGCGTCAGGCGGTGCTCGTACGCGGTGGCACCTCTGCCACGACGCTGACCCTCCCGACCCAGCTGTCATCGCCGGAGGCCGAGCCGGAGCCGCACCCGCACTCCCACGACGAGGTCGACGAGAAGCCGCGCCGGTCGGGGCTGGTGGCGATGGGCCTCGCCGGCGGCCTGGTGCCCAGCCCGACTGCCGTGGTCGTCCTGCTCGGCGCCGTGGCGACCGGGCACTGGTGGCTCGGCGTGGTGCTCGTGGTCGCGTTCGGTCTGGGCATGGCGGTGACGCTGACCGCGGTGGGCATCGCGGTGGCGACCGCGGGGGAGCGGCTGACGCTCGCCGGCACGGGTACGTCGCGGCTGGCCCGCGCCGCAGGGCCGGTGCTGCGCTGGGCGCCCGCGCTGGCTGCGGTGGGCGTCTGCACGCTCGGTGTGGTCGTGGTCGTGCGGGGGCTGCTGGCGCTGTGA
- a CDS encoding sensor histidine kinase, protein MNHLWGGLSRYGPQWARTIRFRLTVTWSAVLFGLAGLVVGIIYVAVRARVTSSAMSTRPRLTDIQAVDPTTGRLISFDSVRLIPQASFTRAVNEQTLDTLRRYSISALLLLLVASLVIGWWLSGRLLAPVARITATARDITATDLSRRIRLDGPDDELRQLSDTIDAMLDRLDDAFTSQRMIVDDASHELRNPLAIIRANVDAVLSRPDAPAEDRARAVAVIDRAAERMARLVDDLLATSRRAGPAFVESDVELALVGREALEEQEIVAGASGVLLRSGLVDGVSVIGDRDALRRAVVNLLSNAVRFSPPGSDVLLAGGRLGQWAWLAVRDSGPGIDPADHRRIFDRFSRVVGRRARHDGHAGLGLAIVRQIVESHGGTVAVHSAPGVGSTFVIWLPVAGVTADGTPVPVAVDPLVSRHIVTG, encoded by the coding sequence GTGAACCACCTCTGGGGCGGGCTGTCGCGCTACGGCCCGCAGTGGGCGCGCACGATCCGGTTCCGGCTGACGGTGACCTGGTCGGCGGTCCTCTTCGGGCTCGCCGGCCTGGTCGTCGGCATCATCTACGTCGCCGTGCGCGCGCGGGTGACCTCCAGCGCGATGTCGACGCGGCCGCGGCTGACCGACATCCAGGCGGTCGACCCGACGACCGGCCGACTCATCTCGTTCGACAGCGTGCGGCTGATCCCGCAGGCGAGCTTCACCCGCGCGGTCAACGAGCAGACGCTCGACACGCTGCGCCGCTACAGCATCTCGGCGCTGCTGCTCCTGCTCGTGGCCAGCCTGGTGATCGGCTGGTGGCTGTCGGGACGGCTGCTCGCACCGGTCGCGCGCATCACGGCCACGGCCCGCGACATCACGGCGACCGACCTCTCGCGCCGCATCCGCCTCGACGGGCCCGACGACGAGCTGCGCCAGCTCTCCGACACGATCGACGCGATGCTCGACCGCCTCGACGACGCCTTCACCTCGCAGCGGATGATCGTCGACGACGCCTCCCACGAGCTGCGCAACCCGCTCGCCATCATCCGGGCCAACGTCGACGCCGTGCTCTCGCGCCCCGACGCGCCCGCCGAGGACCGCGCCCGGGCCGTGGCCGTCATCGACCGGGCCGCCGAGCGGATGGCCCGGCTGGTCGACGACCTGCTCGCAACCTCGCGCCGCGCAGGCCCGGCGTTCGTCGAGTCCGACGTCGAGCTCGCCCTCGTCGGCCGCGAAGCCCTCGAGGAGCAGGAGATCGTCGCCGGCGCGAGCGGGGTGCTGCTGCGCTCGGGGCTGGTCGACGGGGTCAGCGTCATCGGTGACCGCGACGCCCTGCGCCGCGCGGTCGTCAACCTGCTGAGCAACGCCGTGCGCTTCAGCCCGCCCGGCAGCGACGTGCTGCTGGCGGGCGGCCGCCTGGGGCAGTGGGCGTGGCTCGCCGTCCGCGACTCTGGCCCGGGCATCGACCCTGCCGACCACCGGCGCATCTTCGACCGCTTCTCGCGCGTCGTCGGCCGCCGCGCCCGCCACGACGGCCACGCCGGGCTGGGTCTCGCGATCGTCCGGCAGATCGTCGAGAGCCACGGCGGCACGGTGGCCGTGCACTCAGCGCCGGGCGTCGGCAGCACGTTCGTCATCTGGCTGCCGGTGGCCGGCGTGACCGCCGACGGGACGCCGGTGCCGGTGGCCGTCGACCCGCTGGTCAGCCGCCACATCGTGACGGGCTAG
- a CDS encoding response regulator transcription factor yields the protein MRLLVVEDEEDLADALRFGLASSGFAVDVALTGADAEERLSVNAYDVVVLDLNLPDADGVDILRSLRSGELDAAGGADTRVLLLTARSSLDHRVRGLDAGADDYLVKPFAFQELQARLRALLRRETAGGDAVLRVGPVELDTARRTAARSGRELRLTNKELGVLEYLMHRPGHVVSSEELLEHVWDENADPFTQTVRVTVGTLRRKLSLDDEEQLLETVVGQGYRLREPAGGPR from the coding sequence ATGCGCCTGCTGGTCGTGGAGGACGAGGAAGACCTGGCCGACGCCCTGCGCTTCGGGCTGGCCTCGTCCGGCTTCGCCGTCGACGTCGCGCTCACCGGAGCTGACGCCGAGGAGCGGCTCTCGGTCAACGCCTACGACGTCGTGGTGCTCGACCTCAACCTGCCCGACGCCGACGGCGTCGACATCCTGCGCTCGCTGCGCTCCGGCGAGCTCGACGCCGCCGGCGGCGCCGACACCCGGGTGCTGCTGCTGACCGCGCGATCGAGCCTCGACCACCGCGTACGCGGCCTCGACGCCGGCGCGGACGACTACCTCGTCAAGCCCTTCGCCTTCCAGGAACTGCAGGCGCGGCTCCGCGCGTTGCTGCGGCGGGAGACCGCGGGCGGCGACGCGGTCCTGCGGGTCGGGCCGGTGGAGCTCGACACCGCCCGACGCACGGCGGCGCGCTCCGGGCGCGAGCTGCGGCTGACCAACAAGGAGCTGGGCGTGCTCGAGTACCTCATGCACCGCCCGGGCCACGTCGTCTCGAGCGAGGAGCTGCTCGAGCACGTGTGGGACGAGAACGCCGACCCGTTCACCCAGACCGTACGCGTGACGGTCGGCACGCTGCGGCGCAAGCTCTCGCTCGACGACGAGGAGCAGCTGCTCGAGACGGTCGTGGGACAGGGCTACCGGCTGCGCGAGCCGGCCGGGGGCCCGCGGTGA
- a CDS encoding DUF3145 domain-containing protein, with amino-acid sequence MSVRSSRPQAPATTRGVVLVHATAPALVPHLEWAIGAVLGVRVTLDWTAQPAAPGSLRAELSWQGAAGTGARLTSALRDCKLVRFEVTEEPSPGAEGERYAFTPTLGLFSAVMSVHGDVLVPEERLRAVVARSAVDGSDLVAALAELMGAPWDDELEAFRAAGEGAPVRWLHQVG; translated from the coding sequence GTGAGCGTCCGATCGTCGCGTCCGCAGGCGCCCGCAACCACGCGTGGTGTCGTGCTGGTGCATGCCACCGCTCCGGCGTTGGTCCCACATCTCGAGTGGGCCATCGGAGCGGTCCTCGGCGTGCGCGTCACCCTCGACTGGACCGCCCAGCCGGCTGCGCCCGGGTCCCTGCGCGCCGAGCTCTCGTGGCAGGGCGCGGCCGGCACCGGTGCGCGACTGACCTCCGCGCTGCGCGACTGCAAGCTGGTGCGCTTCGAGGTGACCGAGGAGCCGAGCCCTGGCGCCGAGGGCGAGCGCTACGCGTTCACGCCGACACTGGGGCTCTTCAGCGCGGTCATGAGCGTCCACGGCGACGTGCTGGTGCCCGAGGAGCGGCTGCGCGCCGTCGTGGCCCGCTCGGCGGTCGACGGCTCCGACCTGGTGGCCGCCCTCGCCGAGCTGATGGGCGCCCCCTGGGACGACGAGCTCGAGGCCTTCCGCGCCGCTGGCGAGGGTGCACCCGTGCGCTGGCTGCACCAGGTCGGCTGA
- the fabF gene encoding beta-ketoacyl-ACP synthase II, whose amino-acid sequence MSESTSVVITGVGATTPLGGDAPSTWDALTKGVSGASLLPYEWVERFELPVKIGATLAVEPDQVLTRQEVKRNDRSSQMSLIAAREAWADASRAAELEVDRERLGVVVASGIGGVTTLLDAYDILLEKGARRVLPLTVPMLMPNGPAATVGLEFGAHAGVHTTVSACASGSEAIAAGVEMIRSGRADVVIAGGTEASIHPLPVSGFAAMRAMSTRNDEPQRASRPYDKGRDGFVLGEGAGIVVLESEAHARARGAHVYAAVAGVGITSDGYHITAPEPEGKYVSQAIGFALRDAGLEPSDIVHINAHATSTPVGDIAEINAIRAALGSAADGAAVSATKSMTGHTLGAAGAIETIATVLALKNRLAPPTINLDDPDDDLTLDVVRVDPRALPEGDIAALNNSFGFGGHNVVLVLRSV is encoded by the coding sequence ATGAGCGAGTCGACCTCCGTCGTCATCACCGGAGTCGGCGCGACCACCCCGCTCGGCGGCGACGCGCCGTCGACGTGGGACGCGCTGACGAAGGGGGTGTCGGGCGCCAGCCTGCTGCCGTACGAGTGGGTGGAGCGCTTCGAGCTGCCGGTCAAGATCGGCGCCACCCTGGCCGTCGAGCCCGACCAGGTGCTCACCCGCCAGGAGGTCAAGCGCAACGACCGCTCCAGCCAGATGTCGCTCATCGCGGCGCGGGAGGCCTGGGCCGACGCCTCCCGCGCCGCGGAGCTCGAGGTCGACCGCGAGCGCCTCGGCGTCGTGGTCGCCTCGGGCATCGGCGGCGTCACCACGCTGCTCGACGCCTACGACATCCTGCTCGAGAAGGGCGCCCGCCGGGTGCTCCCGCTCACCGTGCCGATGCTCATGCCCAACGGGCCGGCGGCCACGGTGGGCCTCGAGTTCGGCGCGCACGCCGGCGTGCACACCACCGTCAGCGCGTGCGCCTCGGGCTCCGAGGCCATCGCCGCGGGCGTCGAGATGATCCGCTCGGGCCGCGCCGACGTCGTGATCGCCGGCGGCACGGAGGCCTCCATCCACCCGCTGCCCGTGTCCGGCTTCGCGGCCATGCGCGCGATGTCGACCCGCAACGACGAGCCGCAGCGCGCGTCGCGCCCCTACGACAAGGGCCGCGACGGCTTCGTGCTCGGCGAGGGCGCCGGCATCGTGGTGCTCGAGTCCGAGGCGCACGCCCGGGCCCGCGGCGCCCACGTCTACGCCGCCGTCGCCGGGGTGGGCATCACCTCGGACGGCTACCACATCACCGCCCCCGAACCCGAGGGCAAGTACGTCTCCCAGGCCATCGGCTTCGCGCTGCGCGACGCGGGCCTCGAGCCCTCCGACATCGTGCACATCAACGCGCACGCCACCTCGACGCCGGTCGGCGACATCGCCGAGATCAACGCGATCCGCGCCGCGCTCGGCTCCGCCGCCGACGGCGCCGCGGTGTCCGCGACCAAGTCGATGACGGGCCACACGCTCGGCGCGGCCGGCGCGATCGAGACGATCGCCACCGTGCTGGCGCTGAAGAACCGCCTGGCTCCCCCGACGATCAACCTCGACGACCCCGACGACGACCTCACCCTCGACGTCGTCCGCGTCGACCCCCGGGCCCTGCCCGAGGGCGACATCGCCGCCCTGAACAACTCGTTCGGCTTCGGCGGCCACAACGTGGTCCTCGTCCTGCGCTCGGTCTAG